Within Azoarcus sp. DD4, the genomic segment CTGCTCAGCCTGTCGCTCGCCCACATGGGCTGGAGCGCTGCGGCGAGTGCCGCCACGCCGCCAGCAAAGTCATCCACGCAGGCTGTCAAGGCGGCGCCCAAGAAGGCGGTCGCAAAGAAGACGCCGCGCAAGGCCGTCAGCAAAGCCACTGCCAAGAAGCCGGTGTCCAAGCAGTCGGTGAAGAAGGTCGCGCTGCGGCCCACGCCGCCCAGCATCGACGACGAACCGGCGGATCTGGTGCTCGATGCGCGCGGCAATCCGCAGCTGCGTTCGGCCGCCTTCTACGTGGCCAATCAGGCCACGGGCGAGGTGTTGCTCGAGAAGAACAGCAACACGGTGCTGCCGATCGCCTCGATCACCAAGCTGATGACCGCGATGGTGGTGCTCGATGCCGGCTTGAGCCTCAGCGACGAGCTGGCCATCTCCGATGCCGACATCGACACGCTCAAGGGCACCGGTTCGCGTTTGATCCTCGGTACCCGTCTGCCTCGCGAGGAGATGCTGCGGCTGGCCTTGATGTCGTCGGAGAATCGTGCGGCATCGGCATTGGCGCGCCATTACCCCGGCGGTGAGCAGGCCTTCATCGAGGCGATGAACGTCAAGGCACGGCTGCTCGGCGCCTGGGATACCCGTTTCTACGACAGTACCGGCCTCAATCCGGGCAATGTGTCGAGCCCCCGCGATCTGGCCAAGATGGTCTCGGCGGCGGCAACCTACCCCCTGATCCGCGAGTTCTCGACCACCTCCGAGCGGCACGTCGAGGTTGGTGGCCGGCAGTTGCGCTTTGCCAACACCAATAGCCTGGTGCGCAGCCCCGACTGGGAGATCGCCGTTTCCAAGACGGGTTACATCAGCGAGGCAGGGCGTTGCCTGGTGATGCAGGCCTGGATGCACCATCAGCCGGTGGTGATCGTGCTGATGGATTCGGTCGGGCGCTACACGAGGACGGCCGACGCTCAGCGTGTGCGCAAGTGGATCGAGTCGCACGCGGTGCCGCATGTCGCGGCCGCGGCCGGCAAGAGCGAAAGCTGAACCTGTGAGGCGCCCTGCGGGGCGCCTCAGCGCTTGATGTAACCCATCGTCTTCGAGATCTCGTCGGCGGTGTCGCGTACCAGCGGCGCCCAGTCCGGGTTGAAGCGCTCCGACGGTGTGGAGAGTGACAGGCCGGCGATCAGTTCGCCGCTGTCGTCGCGGATGCCGGCGGCAATGCAGCGTACGCCGGCTTCGACCTCGTCGAGGTCGAAGGCCACCGCGTGGCGTCGGACCTTGTCGAGTTCCTTTTCCAGCAGCGGCAGCGTCGTGATCGAGGCCGGCGTGGATGCCGGCAAGCCGGTGCGCCTGGCGTAGTCGCGTAACTTTTCGCTACCGTCCTCGACCAGGAAGAGCTTGCCGGTGGCGGTGGTGTGCAGCGGCGCGCGTGCCCCGACGATGTGCACCACCCGCACCGAGGAGCGACCGCTGGACGTCCGTTCCACATAAACGATTTCATCGCCGGCGCGGATGCCGAGGTTGACGCTTTCGCCGGTGGCGGCGTGCAGCTTGAGCATGGCCGGCATCGCGGTTTCGCGCAGCGAGATGCGCGACTTCACCAGGCTGCCGAGTTCGAGCAGGCGGATGCCGAGACGATACACGCCGGCGTCCGAACGTTCGACGAAGCCGCTTTGCGTCATCGCGCCGAGGATGCGGTGGGCCGTCGACGGATGGAGGCCGGTTTCCAGCGCCAGCTGCTTGAGCGGCACCGGATCGGGATGGTGAGCGAGGACGTCGAGCAGCTTCATCATGCGCTCGATGACCTGGATGGGGTTCTTGCCCTCGCCGGTGGCGGGTGCGTTTTCTGGTTTTCTGGCGGACACTTGGGCCCTGCGGGTTTTCCGTAACTTGCGAATGGTAACCGGCTGGCTTAATTTCGCCTAGTGAAATGAAACGGCAAGAGCCGGCACAGGGGGCGGTGATGCGGGTCGGTTTGTTCGTGACGTGCCTGGTCGACATGATGCGTCCGCGCATCGGCTTTGCGGCGCTCAATCTGCTTGAAGGAGCCGGTTGCGAGGTGGTGGTGCCCACCGGACAGACCTGCTGCGGCCAGCCCGCCTTCAACTCCGGCGACACCAGACTGGCACGGACGCTGGCGCAGAAGACCATCGCCGAGTTCGAGGGGCTGGATTACGTGGTGGCGCCGTCGGGCTCCTGTGGCGGCCAGATCCGTGCGCACTATCCGCAACTCTTCAAGGACGCCCCCGCCTGGCTGGCGCGTGCCGAGGCCTTGGCGCAGCGCACCTTCGAGCTCACCGATTTCCTCGTCAACGTGCTGCGCATCGAGTCCGTCCCCGGCCGCTTCGAGGCGACGGTCACCTACCACGATTCCTGTTCCGGTCTGCGCGAACTCGGCGTCAAGGCGCAGCCGCGCGCACTGCTCGCCAAGGTGCCGGGCCTGCTGTTGAAGGAAATGGATGCCTGTGAGGAATGCTGTGGCTTCGGCGGCAGCTTTGCGGTCAAGTTCGGCGACATCTCGGCTCAGATCGCCGAACGCAAATGCCGCAACATCCAGGCGAGCGGCGCCGATGCGGTGGTGCTCGGCGACCTCGGCTGCATGCTCAATATCGAAGGCAAGCTGCGGCGCATGGGGGACGAACGCACCCGCGTGCTGCATGTCGCCGAAGTGTTTGCCGGAGAGCGCTGATGCAGAGCCAGGCGATGTTCTTCAAGGCACGGGTCGGCGACAAGCTTGCCGACCGGGTGCTGCAGGAAAACCTGGGCAAGGCCAAGAGTAAGTTCGTCGACGCGCGCAGACGTGCCGTCGCCGAGTACGAGGAGGATGACGGGGCGGATTTCGAAGCGCTGCGCGAGGCGGGCAAGGCGATCCGCAACCGTGCGCTCGCCAATCTCGACGTCTGGCTGGAGACCTTCGAGGCGAAGGCGACGGCGCGTGGCGCGCAGGTGATGTACGCGCGCGACGGCGAAGAGATCTGCCGGCTGGTCACCGACATTGCCCGCAGGCACGGCGCGACCAAGGTGGTGAAGTCGAAGTCGATGCTGTCCGAGGAGGCCGGACTCAACCAGGCGCTCGCAGCGGCCGGCATCCAGCCGGTGGAGACCGATCTCGGTGAGTACATCCTGCAGATCAACGACAACGAGCCGCCTTCGCACATCATCGCGCCGGCCTTCCACAAGTCGAAGGAAGAGGTTGCAGCGCTGTTCGAGCGGACCCACCACACTGCGCGCAAGACCGACATCCAGGACATGACGCGCGAGGCCCGCGAGACCTTGCGCGGCCACTTCCTGTCAGCGGAGGTGGGCATGTCGGGCGGCAATTTCCTGATCGCCGAAACCGGCTCGGTCGGTCTCGTCACCAACGAGGGCAACGGCCGCATGGTGACGACCATGCCCAAGGTGCACGTGGTGGTCACCGGCATAGAGAAAGTGATTCCGACGCTGGAGGATTTCTCCACGCTGATGCGGCTCTTGCCGCGCTCGGCGACCGGGCAGCACATCTCCAACTACGTTTCCGTGCTCACCGGGGTGAAGCGCGAGGACGAGCTCGACGGACCCGAGCACCTTTACTTCATCCTGGTCGACAATGGCCGTGCCGGCCTGGTCGGCACCGAATTCCAGGAGATGCTGCGTTGCATCCGCTGCGGTGCGTGCATGAATCATTGTCCGGTCTACCAGACCGTGGGCGGTCATGCCTACGGTTGGGTGTATCCGGGGCCGATGGGCTCCGTGCTGACGCCGCTCTACACCGGCATCGCCAACGCGCTCGACCTGCCGCATGCCGCCACGCTGTGCAATCAATGCGGCGTGGTGTGCCCGGTGAAGATCCCGCTGCCGGACCTGCTGCGCAGCCTGCGCGAGAAGCAGGTCGATCTTGCATTGCGGCCGTGGGGCGAGCGGCTTGCCTTGCGCGTCTGGGGCCGGATGGCGGCGCGGCCGAGGTGGTACGCGCTGGCGGTGAAATTCGGCATCAAGTACCTCAAGTGGCTGGCCGATGGCAGCGATCGCATCCAGGTGCTGGGCATGGCCCAGGAATGGACGCGAGGTCGGGATTTCCCGGCGCCCGAGGGCAGGAGCTTTCGCGATTTGTATGCCGAGCGGCAACGGGGGCGGGCATGAGCATGGATATCGTGTGTCTGGAGCGCGACGCGGTGGATGCGTCCTTCCGCCGCCCCGCGATCGATCATCGCTGGACTGAGTTCCCGGTCAGCACCGAGGCCGACATCCTGACCCGTCTGGCCGAGGCCGATGTCGCCATCGTCAACAAGGTCAGGCTGGGCGCTGCCGACATCGCCCGCCTGCCGCGTCTGAAGATGGTGGCGATAGCCGCCACCGGTGCGGACAATGTCGATCTCGAGGCTTGCCGCGCGCGCGGCGTCGTCGTCTCCAACGTGCGTGGTTACGCGCTGCATGCCGTGCCGGAGCACGCGCTGATGCTGATGCTGGCGCTGCGTCGGCGGCTCCTCGATTACGTGGCCGACGTGCGTGCCGGGCGCTGGGCGCGCAGCGACAGCTTCTGCCTGCTGGATCACCCTATCGGCGACCTGCACGGCGCGACCCTGGGCATCGTCGGCCGCGGCGGTCTAGGCGACGGCGTCGCGAGGCTCGCCGCCGCCTTCGGCATGCGTATCCTGTATGCGGAGCACAAAGGCGCGGTCGCGGTGCGAAGCGGCTATACCGCCTTCGAGACGGTGCTTGCCGAGGCTGACGTGCTGTCCCTGCACTGTCCGCTCACCCCGGCGACGCGTGGCTTGATCGGCGCGGCGGAGCTGGCGGCGATGAAGCAGACGGCGGTTCTGGTCAATACCGCGCGCGGCGGACTCGTCGACGAGGCGGCGCTGGCGGATGCCTTGCGTCGGCGGCGTCTTGCCGGCGCGGCGACCGACGTGCTGTCGGCCGAGCCGCCACGCAACGGCAATGCGTTGCTGGCCGACGACATCCCCAACCTGATCGTGACCCCGCATGTGGCCTGGGCCTCGCGTGAGGCCATGCAGGCACTGGCGGACCAGGTGATAGACAACATCGAAGCCTTCGCTGCCGGCGCCCCGCGCAACCGCTTGGCCTGATCCGGAGCATGCCATGAACGCACGTGAAGACATTCTCGGCCGGGTTCGTGCCGGGCTCGGCCGCAACGACCACAACCGCGCCGGTGCCGAAGCCGACGTCCAGGCCGCTTTCGCAACGCACAGCCAGGGACCGCGACCGCAGCTCGGGAGCGAACTCTGCGCTCGCTTCCGGCATGAGTCGGAAGTCATGTCGAGTACGGTGGACGAGGTCGCCACCCTGGACGAGGTGCCGGCGGCCGTCGCGCGCTACCTCAAGGCCAACGCGCTCGGCTGCGAGGCGGTGGTCTGGCCCCGGCTCGCCGGTCTGCCGTGGGTGGAAGCGGGTGTCGCGGTGCATGCCCGGGCGCCGCGCGATGCCGACCTGGTCGGCATCACTGGCTGCTTCTGCGCGCTTGCCGAGACCGGCACGCTGATGACCTGTTCGGCGCCGGATGCACCGGCTTCCACCAGCCTGCTGCCGGAAACCCATATCGCGGTAGTGCCGGCGTCGCGCATCGTGGCTGGCATGGAGGAGGGCTGGGCGCTGGTGCGCGCTGAACTTGGCGACCTGCCGCGGGCGGTGAACTTCATCTCCGGTCCGTCGCGCACCGGCGATATCGAGCAGACCATCGTGCTGGGGGCGCACGGGCCCTATCGGGTACACTTGATCCTGGTGCGTGGAGCATAAGGCGCGCCACCGGGAGGCGGACGACGGCGCGAGGCGCCGTTTTTTTACGTTCGGTTTATACCCTATCGCCTATATTCGGGCCCATAACCCTATTCCCAACCCCAGTACCTGTTGCAGCAAGGACTCACAATGAACCCCACCCTGCTCGAGGTGGTCGGCACCGGCCTGTTCGCGGTCGCGGTCGCACACACCTTCCTGACCAAGTATTTTGAGCATCTCGCCCACCTTCAACCCAATCATGCCGGCATCTGGCACCTGCTCGGCGAGGTCGAGGTGGTGTTCGGGTTCTGGGCCTTCGTGCTGCTGGCCTTCATGGCCGTGTCGGGCAGTGCGGCCGATGCCACGCGTTATCTGGAAGGGCTGAACTACACCGAACCCGCCTTCGTCTTCATCATCATGGTGGTGGCGGCCAGCCGGCCGGTGCTGGAATTGTGCAAGGCGGGCGCGCGCATGCTGGCGCGCTATATCCCGGTCAGCGACAGCCTGGCCTTCTACTTTGTCTGCATGTCGGTGATCCCGCTGCTCGGCTCCTTCATCACCGAGCCGGCGGCGATGACGCTGGCTGCGCTGATGCTGCGCGACAACTTCTACAGCAAGAACATCTCGCACCGGCTCAAGTACGTTACCCTCGGTGCGCTGTTCGTGAATGTATCGATCGGCGGCACGCTGACCCATTTCGCCGCACCGCCGGTGCTGATGGTCGCTTCCAAGTGGAACTGGGACATGTGGTACATGCTGGGTCATTTCGGCTGGAAGTCGGCCATCGCCGTCTTCATCAATGCCGGCGTGGCTACCCTGCTGTTCGCCCGCGAGCTGACGGCACTGAAGGTCGATGCGCGTACCGCCGACCGCACCGTGCCGCGGACACTGATCCTGCTGCACGTGCTCTTTCTCGTCGCCATCGTCTATTTTGCCCACCACCCGGTGGTGTTCGTCGGCCTCTTCCTGCTCTTCCTCGGCGTGGCCGAAGGCTACAAGCACTATCACGATCGCCTGATGCTGCGCGAAGGCCTGATGGTGGGCTTCTTCCTGGCCGGCTTGGTCACGCTTGGTGCCCAGCAGCAGTGGTGGCTGCAGACTGCGCTGGCGGGCATGGACAACACTGCGCTCTATTTCGGCGCCACCGCGCTGACGGCGATCACCGACAATGCCGCGCTGACCTACCTCGGCTCGCTGGTCGAAGGTACCGACGATGCCTTCAAATACTCGCTGGTGGCCGGTGCGGTGACCGGCGGCGGCCTGACGGTGATCGCGAACGCGCCCAACCCGGCGGGCTTCGCCATCCTGCGTGGTCACTTCGACGACGAGTCGATCAACCCGCTGGGCCTGTTCGTTACCGCCTTGCCGCCGACCATTGTGGCTATCCTGGCCTTCCAGGTGCTTTGAGTCGCCGTCGCCGAAACCGGACGGGGCAGCCAGCGGGCTGCCCTGTTTGCTTTCCGGGCATGCTGGCCCGCGCACTGGCCGGTGGCGCATAATCGCGCCTGTTTCCGCATCGCGCCGTCCGGCGCACCGAGGTTCCCTTGAGCTCCATCCGCAAGAATCCGCCCCAGCCGGCGCCGTCGCGCATTGCCGGTACCTTGAAGCTGCGCAAGGCAGCAGCTGAATCCGACGCAGGGGGCGAGGCGGGGCCAGACGTCGACGCGGGCAAGAACGCGGTGGGGAAGCCCGTCGCGGACCAAGGCGTGCGTGCCAGGCCTCAGCGCGAGGGCGCTCGCGCCCCGCGGGCGGGCGGCCGGGGCGAAGCTGCCCCGCAAACGAAGCGCGAACGGCCGGCACGCGATGGCGAGCGGGCGCGGGCACCGCGTTCGGCCCAGACCGACGAGGCGCGCGCGCCGGTGCGGCGCCGCCGCGAGGATGGCTCGCAACCGCGGCGCGATGCCGCGCCTGCGCGCGCCGAAGGCCGTCGCACCGAGCGCTCCGACCCCCGTCCGTTCGGCGGACGCGGTAATGTCGAGCGTGGCGGCGAGCGCGCCCCGGCGCCGCGCAGCCGCCCCGCGCCGGAAGGCGATCGTCGCGGCCGTCCTGCGGAAGAGCGGGCGTCGCACCGCGCCGGCGCCGACGAGGCGCGCAAGCCGCGACCGCGTCAAGCCGACGCGGACCGCGCCCCGCGCCGGCGCGAGGAAACGCCCGCAACGGTGAGGCCGCGTCCGGCGCCAGTCGCGCGGCATGGTGAGGGCGAGGCGCCCACCGGCATCCGTCTTTCCAAGGTGATGGCCGACCGCGGCATCTGTTCGCGCCGCGAGGCCGACGAATTGATCGAGCGCGGCTGGGTCTTCGTCGATGGCAAGCGGGTGTCCGAGCTTGGCACCCGCATCGATCCCGACGCCCGCGTGGTGCTCGCACCCGAGGCGAAGCGGGCGCAGGCGCAACGGGTCAGCATCCTGCTGCACAAGCCGGTGGGCTATGTTTCCGGCCAGCCGGAGCCGGGCTACGAGCCGGCGGTAGTGCTGATCGGGAGTGACACCCAGTTCGACCGTGACACCGCGCAGCGCTTTCACCCCTCGCAGCTGAAGGGGCTGGCGCCGGCCGGGCGGCTGGACATCGACTCCACCGGTCTGCTGGTTTTCACCCAAGACGGTCGTATCGCCCGCCAGTTGATAGGCGACGATTCCAAGGTCGAGAAGGAATACCTGGTGCGGGTCGAAGGTCAACTCGCCGAAAACGGCCTGGCGCTGCTCAATCATGGCTTGTGGCTCGACGACAAGCCGCTGCGTCCGGCCACGGTGGAGTGGATCAACGACGACCAGTTGCGCTTCGTGCTGCGCGAGGGCCGCAAGCGTCAGATCCGCCGGATGTGCGAGCTGGTCGGCCTCAAGGTGGTCGGCTTAAAGCGGGTGCGGATCGGTCGCGTCAAGCTGGGGGACCTGCCGCTCGGCCAATGGCGCTATCTGCGCGAGGACGAGGCCTTCTGAACCTCGCTCTGCAGAGTTCGGTCGTCTGGTCGTAGAGATTGCGAATGGCGGATGGCGGGCTGAGGTTCCACCCGCCCGCCATCCGCCTCTTTCGCGCAGTGCTCGATGTTCAGGCCGCCCTGGCCTGCTCCCGCCTCATCTTCGCCGCGGTGCGTCGCATTGCCTTGGCAAGCTCGACCGCGTGTTCCTCCGAGATACCACTTACCGGTGTGAAGCAAGCTTCCAGCGGGCAGACGCGGCCTGGCGGACAGTTGTGCTCACGCGCGCATTCGGCCTGCGTCTCGTCCAGCAGAACCATCTCCTTGACGGCTTCGCAGCGTCCGATCGGGGAGTCGATGAATGTCATGATGGTCTCCTCTTTTGGCGGGGGCGCCCGGCTCGGGCGTGGTCAAGCTTCTTGTCCACGACCCTGCTGCGACCGGCCGCAGGACCGGACGCCACTGTTCGTTTTCAAGTTAGGCTGGTCATCGCTGGTTTGCCGGCCGGAATCGAGAAAGCTTGATCCAGCGCAAATGCGGTGCGATCAGCGCAGGCCGGGAGGCGCAGTCGGGGGTGAGACCGGCTGGCTGCAACGAAGGTCGCGATAGGGGCCGCGCACGCGTTCCCAGCCTTGGCCGGGCGAGGTCTGCGCACAGTGTTCCCGGCCGTCGAGTTTGCTGCGCCATACGAACCACGGTGCAGGTGCCGCCAGCGCCGATGCAGTACAACCGAGGGCCAGGATGCAGGCGAGCCGGTGCAGTGGGAGCAAGGCAAGGGCGCGGGCCGGTTTCGTGAGCATCGCTCACTCCGCCCGCAGCGCGTCGACGGCGTCGAGACGGGCTGCACGCCGGGCAGGCAGTACCCCGGCGGTCAGGCCTATCAATACCGCTACCGCCTCGGCGACGAAGACGAAATGCCAGGGTGTCGTCACCGGCAGGGCAGGAACGAATATCCCGACCACTTGCGCCAGGCCGGCGCCGATGGCGAGGCCGAGCAGGCCGCCGATGGCGGCGAGCGCGACCGCCTCGCCGAGGAAGAGGCCGAGGATGGTGCGGCGCCGGGCGCCGAGTGCGACCAGCAGGCCGATCTCATTGGTGCGTTCGGCCACCGCGATGGTCATGATGGTGACGATGCCGACGCCGCCCACCAGCAGCGAGATGCCGCCCAGTGCGCCGACCGCCGCGGTGAGGATGCCAAGGATGTTGGACAGCGTGGCGAGCATGTCTTCCTGAGTGGTCAGCGTGAAGTCCTCGCGGCCGTGGCGGATCATCAGCGCCTTCTTGACCTCCGCGGCCACGCGCGCGGCGGGCACA encodes:
- a CDS encoding pseudouridine synthase, translating into MSSIRKNPPQPAPSRIAGTLKLRKAAAESDAGGEAGPDVDAGKNAVGKPVADQGVRARPQREGARAPRAGGRGEAAPQTKRERPARDGERARAPRSAQTDEARAPVRRRREDGSQPRRDAAPARAEGRRTERSDPRPFGGRGNVERGGERAPAPRSRPAPEGDRRGRPAEERASHRAGADEARKPRPRQADADRAPRRREETPATVRPRPAPVARHGEGEAPTGIRLSKVMADRGICSRREADELIERGWVFVDGKRVSELGTRIDPDARVVLAPEAKRAQAQRVSILLHKPVGYVSGQPEPGYEPAVVLIGSDTQFDRDTAQRFHPSQLKGLAPAGRLDIDSTGLLVFTQDGRIARQLIGDDSKVEKEYLVRVEGQLAENGLALLNHGLWLDDKPLRPATVEWINDDQLRFVLREGRKRQIRRMCELVGLKVVGLKRVRIGRVKLGDLPLGQWRYLREDEAF
- the pbpG gene encoding D-alanyl-D-alanine endopeptidase, with amino-acid sequence MKSRILIAALLSLSLAHMGWSAAASAATPPAKSSTQAVKAAPKKAVAKKTPRKAVSKATAKKPVSKQSVKKVALRPTPPSIDDEPADLVLDARGNPQLRSAAFYVANQATGEVLLEKNSNTVLPIASITKLMTAMVVLDAGLSLSDELAISDADIDTLKGTGSRLILGTRLPREEMLRLALMSSENRAASALARHYPGGEQAFIEAMNVKARLLGAWDTRFYDSTGLNPGNVSSPRDLAKMVSAAATYPLIREFSTTSERHVEVGGRQLRFANTNSLVRSPDWEIAVSKTGYISEAGRCLVMQAWMHHQPVVIVLMDSVGRYTRTADAQRVRKWIESHAVPHVAAAAGKSES
- a CDS encoding lactate utilization protein C; this encodes MNAREDILGRVRAGLGRNDHNRAGAEADVQAAFATHSQGPRPQLGSELCARFRHESEVMSSTVDEVATLDEVPAAVARYLKANALGCEAVVWPRLAGLPWVEAGVAVHARAPRDADLVGITGCFCALAETGTLMTCSAPDAPASTSLLPETHIAVVPASRIVAGMEEGWALVRAELGDLPRAVNFISGPSRTGDIEQTIVLGAHGPYRVHLILVRGA
- a CDS encoding D-2-hydroxyacid dehydrogenase translates to MSMDIVCLERDAVDASFRRPAIDHRWTEFPVSTEADILTRLAEADVAIVNKVRLGAADIARLPRLKMVAIAATGADNVDLEACRARGVVVSNVRGYALHAVPEHALMLMLALRRRLLDYVADVRAGRWARSDSFCLLDHPIGDLHGATLGIVGRGGLGDGVARLAAAFGMRILYAEHKGAVAVRSGYTAFETVLAEADVLSLHCPLTPATRGLIGAAELAAMKQTAVLVNTARGGLVDEAALADALRRRRLAGAATDVLSAEPPRNGNALLADDIPNLIVTPHVAWASREAMQALADQVIDNIEAFAAGAPRNRLA
- a CDS encoding IclR family transcriptional regulator, which produces MSARKPENAPATGEGKNPIQVIERMMKLLDVLAHHPDPVPLKQLALETGLHPSTAHRILGAMTQSGFVERSDAGVYRLGIRLLELGSLVKSRISLRETAMPAMLKLHAATGESVNLGIRAGDEIVYVERTSSGRSSVRVVHIVGARAPLHTTATGKLFLVEDGSEKLRDYARRTGLPASTPASITTLPLLEKELDKVRRHAVAFDLDEVEAGVRCIAAGIRDDSGELIAGLSLSTPSERFNPDWAPLVRDTADEISKTMGYIKR
- a CDS encoding putative Na+/H+ antiporter, yielding MNPTLLEVVGTGLFAVAVAHTFLTKYFEHLAHLQPNHAGIWHLLGEVEVVFGFWAFVLLAFMAVSGSAADATRYLEGLNYTEPAFVFIIMVVAASRPVLELCKAGARMLARYIPVSDSLAFYFVCMSVIPLLGSFITEPAAMTLAALMLRDNFYSKNISHRLKYVTLGALFVNVSIGGTLTHFAAPPVLMVASKWNWDMWYMLGHFGWKSAIAVFINAGVATLLFARELTALKVDARTADRTVPRTLILLHVLFLVAIVYFAHHPVVFVGLFLLFLGVAEGYKHYHDRLMLREGLMVGFFLAGLVTLGAQQQWWLQTALAGMDNTALYFGATALTAITDNAALTYLGSLVEGTDDAFKYSLVAGAVTGGGLTVIANAPNPAGFAILRGHFDDESINPLGLFVTALPPTIVAILAFQVL
- a CDS encoding LutB/LldF family L-lactate oxidation iron-sulfur protein; the protein is MQSQAMFFKARVGDKLADRVLQENLGKAKSKFVDARRRAVAEYEEDDGADFEALREAGKAIRNRALANLDVWLETFEAKATARGAQVMYARDGEEICRLVTDIARRHGATKVVKSKSMLSEEAGLNQALAAAGIQPVETDLGEYILQINDNEPPSHIIAPAFHKSKEEVAALFERTHHTARKTDIQDMTREARETLRGHFLSAEVGMSGGNFLIAETGSVGLVTNEGNGRMVTTMPKVHVVVTGIEKVIPTLEDFSTLMRLLPRSATGQHISNYVSVLTGVKREDELDGPEHLYFILVDNGRAGLVGTEFQEMLRCIRCGACMNHCPVYQTVGGHAYGWVYPGPMGSVLTPLYTGIANALDLPHAATLCNQCGVVCPVKIPLPDLLRSLREKQVDLALRPWGERLALRVWGRMAARPRWYALAVKFGIKYLKWLADGSDRIQVLGMAQEWTRGRDFPAPEGRSFRDLYAERQRGRA
- a CDS encoding (Fe-S)-binding protein, whose protein sequence is MKRQEPAQGAVMRVGLFVTCLVDMMRPRIGFAALNLLEGAGCEVVVPTGQTCCGQPAFNSGDTRLARTLAQKTIAEFEGLDYVVAPSGSCGGQIRAHYPQLFKDAPAWLARAEALAQRTFELTDFLVNVLRIESVPGRFEATVTYHDSCSGLRELGVKAQPRALLAKVPGLLLKEMDACEECCGFGGSFAVKFGDISAQIAERKCRNIQASGADAVVLGDLGCMLNIEGKLRRMGDERTRVLHVAEVFAGER